CCCTTATTTCGATGCCAAAACAGATCGGCTATACTTCGCGGCCAACTTTGAAGATAGTTATGGGGGTACTGATTTGTATTATGTGTTTACGAACAATGGTCAAATCATGTCAGCACCCATTAACCTAGGGCCTCGGATAAATTCTCCGGGAAATGAAATTTCTCCATATATCTTTAACGGGAGTCTTTACTTTTCCTCTGATGTGTTTTATGGCCTAGGAGGAATGGATGTCTACAAAACCAATATACAGGCGGACGGTACGTACAGTATACCGGTAAATATTGGTCAGGGAATAAATTCAACCGCAGATGATTTCGGTTTTATCATACGGGAAGATGCGGATGGAAAGTTTACGGGATATTTTGCATCCAATAGAATTGAAGGTGTAGGAAGTGATGACATTTATCATTTCAAAATGGAACAAATCCCGGGTCTAAAAACATTTGCTCTTAAGGGAGAAGTAGTGAACCTTGCTTCTAACGTGGGCATTGAGAAAGCACTAATACGATTGTTGAATCAAGAGGGCGATATTTTAAAAGAAGTATATACTAATGCTAATGGGGATTTTACCGTTGAAATTCCATGGCAGGAACAGGTTACGATACAAGCAATCAAAGACCGCTACTCCATTTTTTCCGCAGCCTATGCGGAGGAAGGAATGGAAGAAGTTCAGAACAGTCCGTTTAATATGGAATTGGCCATGTTGGATGATTTGATTGAGGAAAAGGAAGGGAAAACTGTGATTAAAGTGCGTAATTTCTATTTTGATAAAGGGAAAAGTACTGTAAATGCTGAAGTGTCGGCTGAGCTAGATAAAGTAATCGATGCGGTCTCAAGGTTTCCCGAGTTGCAACTAAAAATTGAAACCCATACCGATAGTAGAGGTAGTACATCTTACAATAAGCAACTATCCCAAAGTCGATCGGATGCCATTAAGACATACTTGCTGGAAAACGGGTTGTCTACATCTAATATTGTCGAGGCTGTAGGTTATGGCGAGGATATGATTAGAAATAACTGTACCAACGGAGTTTATTGTCTAGATTTTCTTCATAAACAAAACGAAAGAACTTATTTCGTTGTAACAAACGACCTTTAGTAATTAAGGTCTATTTAGAAAGAACACAGCTCTCACAATCCTTTACTTTACCATAGTACGTTTCTCTGTATTTGTGAAGGGTTTTTATGGGAAAACCAAAAATGAGTTTTTTAATATACGTGACATTGGTATATAGAATGCCCATTTTTTTGGCATACCGTTTTTCTTGAACCGTCTTTCTTTTTACTTGTATCAATCTCATAAAATCAATCTTATTAAATACAAAGGTTCATAAGTAAAGGGCCAACAACAAGTTATTTCTGTTAAGCCTATGCTAAAGAACAGGATTTTAATCTTAAAAAATTACAATCCAGAAATAATAGATGGAAAAAAAGATAGGAAGATAATCCCTGCATAGGTAAGCAATTGTAATCCTTTTTTAGGTCGGAATACTTCTGGGATATCATCGCTCATAACATTTTTCAGATTCATATACCCAATAATGGGGGCAACTACGAAAGAAACAAAAGTTGCCAATGCGACTAATTGTCCCATGTTGGCGGAGAAAGCGGACACCACGATGAAGTTTATTATGGCAAGAAGAAGGACGCCAAGTGCAAAGTACTGTCTTTTGCCTTTTATTTTTGTCTTTGGAGAGAGCAGTTCTATAACGTCCAAACTTACCCTTGTTACCGCATCATGTGCGGTCATACACGTACTGAACATCGTAGCAAATGCCGAGACCGCTATGAACAAATAGGCCCATGGACCAATATGTGTGGTAAACAGTTGTACCACTTGGTCGGCAAAAGTCACGGCGTTTCCACTGAGCTCGGTATTAGTGCCGTAAAGCGTAAACCATCCTATAATTAAGAAGAATACGGCCAAAACACCCGTCATAATGTACCCTACGTTAAATTCCTGAAGCGATTCTTTTAAAGAGGGTTTCTGTTTTTCGCCCTTCCATTTCTCAATACTCCAGAGGCTTACCCAGCTAGACGCCTCGACAGTGGTAGGCATCCAACCCATTAAACTTATTAAAAAAAGTATTCCGGCATCATTGAAAATAGGGGGAGGGCTAAAGTTGGCAACCATTGCTACCTGTCCCTTATTGATGACCAAAACCGTCGTTATAATAAGTGCAATAAACAGAATTGAAATAACAATTTTCAGGGAGTTCTCTAAAAATTTGTACCGCCCAATAATGAGCAACAAACTTATAAATGCGAATAAACCAAGTGCCGTCATCGCAATGGAAATATCCCCTATTTTGAAAAGGTTTATGAAAAGACCGGCGGTTACGGTGTACAAAGCGGCCAGAATAGTAAATGTTGTTATCAACGTTATTACGGCATAGAACCATAAATAACCTCTACCACGATTTAAGTAGCCTTCAATTAAGGTTTTATCCGTTACGTTCGTGTAACGTACCCCAAACTCAAAAAATGGATATTTAAATACGTTAGCCAATATTATTGGTATGACCATTATCCATCCATATTGTGCCCCAGCTTTGGTTGAAAGCACCAAATGTGATGTTCCAATAGCCATGCTGGCAAATAATAATCCGGGACCTAGATTTCTGAACAGTGCTTTTAAGGCCGACATTCGGTTAATTTGATAAGGTTAGTTGAAAAATAATCATTCTATGACAATTTTATCACCATAAAATTTTGGTTGTGTTTGTAATGCCAAGTCCAGAAAAACTTTGACGCGGGCAAAATATTCCCGAAACTGTACCTTGAAGCCAGATTCCAAGGCTAAATCGGTAGCATTAAAACCAATAGCCTCTAAACCCTTTTTCTCCGCTAAATATATGGCACGTTCGTTATGAAATTTCTGGGATATAATAGTGGCACTATCTAAACCAAATACCTCCTTTGCCCGGACCATAGAATCCAAAGTACGGAAGCCTGCATAATCCAGAAAAATTCGATTTTCTGGAATACCAGCGGTTACCAAATCTTTTTTCATAGTCGTAGGCTCATTGTAGTAGATGGTGCCATTGTCTCCACTTACCAGTACATAATCAATTTTATTTGCCTTGAAAAGATTTACCGTTGCAATTATCCTGTTTCCGTAATAAGCGTTGGGGTGTCCGTCCTTTAATCTTTTGGAAGTGCCCAAAACAATGCCTACTTTGTTTTTTGGGATGTCATCCAATGAACTAAATGTCTTTCCTTCCGCATAGGAATTAATAGTATAGTTTGAAATGAGGAGTACCAGGCAGGGGATACTTAAAATTAGAAGAATCAGTCTAGCTATTTTTCTGCTCATATAAAGCCTTATTGTACTCTAAAGGTAGGCAAATCAAGTAATTTTATCTGTTCTTTACGGGAAACCTTCCAATCATATCCCTTCAGGGTCCTACCACTTAAAAAATTATGTTTGTTTCAAGAATTTTTTCAATTCTTTCAACTTATAATGGCTTTTGGGCCGAAACACTTAGATAAGTGCAGCCTTTGAAAAATTAATCTTACGTATCATCAACGAAATCAGTTATTTACTTTTTATAAATGCCTTAAATTTGAAAGAGCCGTCTATCTTAAAATAGGAAATATGAAGAAAATACCCGTATATAAGCCCAAACACAAAGTTAGGATGGTTACCGCCGCCTCGCTTTTTGATGGTCACGATGCCTCCATTAACATCATGAGGCGCATCATACAGGCAACTGGGGTTGAGGTAATTCATCTGGGCCATGACCGTAGTGTGGAGGAGGTTGTGAACACGGCCATTCAAGAAGATGTAAACGCCATCTGTATCACATCCTACCAAGGAGGGCACAATGAATATTTTAAGTATATGTACGACCTTCTGAAAGAAAGAGGAATGGCGCACATAAAGATTTTTGGTGGTGGAGGCGGGGTAATTCTACCAGAAGAAATCAAGGAGTTGATGGATTACGGGATTACCCGTCTGTATTCACCGGACGACGGCAGGGAAATGGGTCTCCAGGGAATGATCAATGATTTGGTAAAACTATCTGATTTTCCGATTGGAGATGTACTTTTTGATACGATTGACAACGTATCCATAAAGAATACTAAATCTATTGCGCGGCTCATTTCAGCAGCAGAGAATTATCCGGATTCGGCCACGAAGCAATTGGATAAAGCACATGCACTTGCAGTAAAATCTAAAACTCCCGTTTTAGGAATTACGGGTACGGGAGGTTCTGGTAAATC
This sequence is a window from Maribacter aestuarii. Protein-coding genes within it:
- a CDS encoding OmpA family protein, yielding MDIYIGNIEPSGNVSDVRPFSMIPESKFHESTPYFSDELDRFFYILSNTEEDEMAFDENGKNALAIGMVYEGGQFRFLLKDLSTSFYYPYFDAKTDRLYFAANFEDSYGGTDLYYVFTNNGQIMSAPINLGPRINSPGNEISPYIFNGSLYFSSDVFYGLGGMDVYKTNIQADGTYSIPVNIGQGINSTADDFGFIIREDADGKFTGYFASNRIEGVGSDDIYHFKMEQIPGLKTFALKGEVVNLASNVGIEKALIRLLNQEGDILKEVYTNANGDFTVEIPWQEQVTIQAIKDRYSIFSAAYAEEGMEEVQNSPFNMELAMLDDLIEEKEGKTVIKVRNFYFDKGKSTVNAEVSAELDKVIDAVSRFPELQLKIETHTDSRGSTSYNKQLSQSRSDAIKTYLLENGLSTSNIVEAVGYGEDMIRNNCTNGVYCLDFLHKQNERTYFVVTNDL
- a CDS encoding SanA/YdcF family protein, with the translated sequence MSRKIARLILLILSIPCLVLLISNYTINSYAEGKTFSSLDDIPKNKVGIVLGTSKRLKDGHPNAYYGNRIIATVNLFKANKIDYVLVSGDNGTIYYNEPTTMKKDLVTAGIPENRIFLDYAGFRTLDSMVRAKEVFGLDSATIISQKFHNERAIYLAEKKGLEAIGFNATDLALESGFKVQFREYFARVKVFLDLALQTQPKFYGDKIVIE
- a CDS encoding NRAMP family divalent metal transporter, which gives rise to MSALKALFRNLGPGLLFASMAIGTSHLVLSTKAGAQYGWIMVIPIILANVFKYPFFEFGVRYTNVTDKTLIEGYLNRGRGYLWFYAVITLITTFTILAALYTVTAGLFINLFKIGDISIAMTALGLFAFISLLLIIGRYKFLENSLKIVISILFIALIITTVLVINKGQVAMVANFSPPPIFNDAGILFLISLMGWMPTTVEASSWVSLWSIEKWKGEKQKPSLKESLQEFNVGYIMTGVLAVFFLIIGWFTLYGTNTELSGNAVTFADQVVQLFTTHIGPWAYLFIAVSAFATMFSTCMTAHDAVTRVSLDVIELLSPKTKIKGKRQYFALGVLLLAIINFIVVSAFSANMGQLVALATFVSFVVAPIIGYMNLKNVMSDDIPEVFRPKKGLQLLTYAGIIFLSFFPSIISGL